The Leptospira sp. WS39.C2 genome contains a region encoding:
- a CDS encoding efflux RND transporter permease subunit, translating to MGSSIVQYFLSKSLFVNLLTFLILLVGGFTAATMNREAFPNINFDIVSVTTLYPGAAPADVEKLVTKPLEDAIKEVDGIKEFRSASLENRSGIIITIDPNTKNTQKVVDDLKSAIDRIQDLPTDAEDPIVTEITTARQPVIEIHLTPTIRDGKPVLNAKELRDQAKLLEEKLKDLPTVARITKRGWREREMKVDLDPDKLRALSLSSTQVINALRLRNINFPGGNINEKTREIIVRTVGEFDSAEEIENVFIRTNDAGRSVRIRDVARVTEGFEDSEYLDKSNGNIAIALTVIKREKADAISVVDESKKVVESFIRSSKGTVKHAFVNDLSKYIRRRLGVLTSNAISGLILVTASLFVFLGWRMALMTALGIPISIAMTFVAMNYMGLTLNLISMMGLIIVVGILVDDAIIICENVYRHLEMGEAPFEAAMRGTSEVLAPVTATVTTTIAAFGPMLFMTGIFGKFIHSIPLVVILSLLSSLFEAFFMLPSHLYDVSKATDMKGEVKEESHWFIRFKEKTYLPLLRFALSNRWKMVGLLLGLFVFSLAIQAKFGKFKLFPGAIETFQVRVTAETGLKLEETDRFIRAIEHSIAKLPKGEVENFISRVGIIQKDPNDPFTKRGKNYAQVMVYLTPDDNRDRSTEKIIEVVRENSKYLLNEKSLTLLEEKLAKENLEKKPEDKIQIDPIPSEFLPLKGKLVNLEFEKLAGGPPVGKPVAIEIKGDDFATLLKIGAEYKAALAKIKGVTDIGDDFNEGKDEIRVSVDEALASFAGVSVQSVSLAINTALQGTVSTKIKRADEEVDVRVRFPEEYRSSLTHLNKVYVNNLTGNLIPVSRLTSYDRNPGRASINHLDGKRLLTVTSNIDETVSTSRQVNLEAKQLTERIIAKYPGYSVRFSGENKDTEESMASLGRAFLVGLLIIYMILASLFRSLAQPLIVMSAIPFAVIGVIFAFLLHGQPFSFLAFLGIIGLAGVVVNDSIVLVDCANQLRIEDPSKSTFDLLVEAGSIRLRAVMLTTVTTVLGLLPTAYGIGGKDPFLVPMALAFGWGLAFATFITLIMVPVFYLNLYMFRDRVSNHFKNRKKQFL from the coding sequence ATGGGTTCATCCATTGTTCAGTATTTTCTTTCCAAAAGTTTATTCGTAAACCTATTGACATTTTTAATTTTATTGGTTGGTGGATTTACTGCAGCAACCATGAATCGAGAGGCGTTTCCCAATATCAATTTTGATATTGTTAGCGTTACAACTCTTTATCCTGGGGCGGCTCCAGCAGATGTGGAGAAACTTGTCACCAAACCACTCGAAGATGCAATTAAAGAAGTTGATGGAATCAAAGAATTCAGATCCGCATCTCTCGAAAATCGGTCAGGGATCATCATCACCATTGACCCAAATACAAAGAATACACAAAAGGTTGTGGATGACTTAAAATCTGCCATTGATCGCATTCAAGATTTACCTACTGATGCTGAAGATCCAATTGTTACAGAAATCACAACTGCAAGACAACCTGTGATTGAAATCCATCTGACTCCAACAATTAGAGATGGAAAACCAGTCTTAAATGCAAAGGAACTTAGAGACCAAGCCAAATTATTAGAGGAAAAACTAAAAGATTTACCAACGGTTGCACGGATCACTAAACGTGGTTGGCGTGAGAGAGAAATGAAGGTGGACTTAGATCCTGATAAATTGAGGGCTTTATCTTTGTCCTCAACACAGGTGATCAACGCCTTACGCCTACGGAATATCAATTTTCCAGGTGGTAATATAAACGAAAAAACAAGGGAAATCATTGTTCGCACAGTCGGTGAATTTGATTCCGCTGAAGAAATTGAGAATGTGTTCATTCGAACAAATGATGCTGGTCGCTCCGTTCGAATCAGAGATGTAGCGCGTGTTACAGAAGGTTTTGAAGATTCTGAATATTTAGATAAATCCAATGGAAATATTGCCATTGCACTAACTGTCATAAAACGAGAGAAAGCAGATGCAATTTCTGTTGTAGACGAGTCAAAAAAAGTAGTAGAATCGTTTATTCGTTCCTCGAAGGGCACCGTCAAACATGCATTTGTAAATGATTTATCCAAATACATTAGAAGGCGCCTTGGTGTTTTAACCTCCAATGCAATCTCGGGTCTAATCCTTGTCACAGCTTCATTGTTTGTATTCCTCGGATGGAGGATGGCACTCATGACAGCACTTGGAATTCCTATCTCCATCGCGATGACCTTTGTAGCGATGAATTATATGGGGCTTACCTTAAACCTGATTTCCATGATGGGTCTTATCATTGTTGTTGGGATTTTAGTGGATGATGCCATCATCATCTGTGAAAACGTATACCGTCATTTGGAAATGGGTGAAGCACCTTTTGAAGCCGCCATGAGAGGGACAAGCGAAGTCCTAGCGCCTGTTACCGCAACTGTCACAACTACCATTGCAGCTTTTGGTCCTATGTTGTTTATGACTGGAATATTCGGAAAGTTCATCCATTCCATTCCTCTTGTTGTGATACTTTCCTTACTTAGCTCTTTGTTTGAAGCTTTTTTTATGTTACCTTCTCACTTATATGATGTGAGTAAGGCAACTGATATGAAAGGAGAAGTGAAAGAAGAATCACATTGGTTCATAAGATTTAAAGAAAAAACATACCTTCCCCTTTTACGTTTTGCCCTTAGTAACCGTTGGAAAATGGTGGGACTCCTTCTCGGACTTTTTGTTTTTTCCCTTGCCATCCAAGCAAAATTCGGAAAATTCAAACTTTTCCCAGGTGCCATTGAAACCTTCCAAGTAAGAGTAACAGCAGAAACAGGTTTAAAATTAGAAGAAACAGACAGGTTCATAAGAGCCATTGAACATTCGATCGCAAAACTACCAAAAGGCGAAGTTGAAAATTTTATCTCTCGTGTAGGGATCATCCAGAAAGACCCGAATGACCCATTTACCAAACGTGGGAAAAACTATGCACAAGTTATGGTCTATCTCACTCCTGATGATAATAGAGATAGGTCTACTGAAAAGATCATTGAAGTTGTAAGAGAAAATTCAAAGTATTTGCTAAATGAAAAATCCCTAACCTTACTCGAAGAAAAATTAGCCAAAGAAAATTTGGAAAAAAAACCGGAAGACAAAATCCAAATTGATCCGATCCCTAGTGAATTTTTACCCCTCAAAGGAAAACTTGTAAACTTAGAATTCGAAAAACTCGCAGGTGGTCCTCCAGTTGGAAAACCAGTGGCAATTGAAATCAAAGGTGATGATTTTGCCACCTTACTCAAAATTGGTGCTGAATACAAAGCGGCACTTGCGAAAATCAAAGGGGTCACAGATATTGGTGATGATTTTAATGAAGGGAAAGACGAAATCCGAGTTTCTGTAGATGAGGCACTTGCTTCTTTTGCAGGAGTGAGTGTTCAGTCTGTTTCACTTGCAATCAACACTGCTTTACAAGGAACCGTTTCTACTAAAATCAAACGAGCCGATGAAGAAGTGGATGTTCGAGTACGATTCCCTGAAGAATACCGCTCATCCCTCACACATTTGAATAAAGTGTATGTGAATAACCTCACAGGAAACTTAATCCCTGTTTCAAGGCTTACCAGTTACGACCGTAATCCAGGGCGAGCTTCGATTAACCACTTAGATGGAAAACGGCTTTTAACGGTAACATCCAATATCGATGAAACAGTTTCCACTTCAAGACAAGTGAACTTAGAAGCAAAACAACTCACAGAACGAATTATCGCCAAATACCCTGGGTATTCTGTTCGGTTTTCTGGAGAAAACAAAGACACAGAAGAATCAATGGCTTCACTCGGAAGGGCTTTTCTTGTAGGACTACTGATCATTTATATGATCCTTGCTTCCCTATTCCGATCCTTAGCACAACCACTTATCGTCATGAGTGCCATTCCTTTTGCAGTCATTGGTGTGATATTTGCCTTCCTCTTACATGGACAACCTTTCTCCTTTTTGGCATTTCTTGGGATCATTGGGCTTGCGGGGGTAGTCGTAAACGACTCCATTGTGCTCGTGGATTGTGCAAACCAACTTAGGATTGAAGATCCATCAAAATCCACCTTCGATTTGTTAGTGGAAGCAGGAAGTATACGACTACGTGCAGTGATGTTAACGACTGTGACTACAGTACTTGGATTATTACCAACGGCCTATGGAATTGGAGGCAAAGACCCTTTCCTTGTTCCAATGGCACTTGCATTTGGATGGGGACTTGCTTTTGCGACTTTTATCACACTCATCATGGTGCCGGTATTTTATCTGAATTTGTACATGTTTCGGGACCGTGTCTCCAACCATTTCAAAAACAGAAAAAAACAGTTCCTAT